GCTCAGCGTGGCcatgcagcggcggtggacCGACAGAGTTTTTTACAGGTAATCCGACacgtcgccaccgcggtgAGCGCGTTGCCTCACCCCGAAGTTATTCAGTTGGTGGGCGACTTCTGTACTTTCATGCAGGAACAGACGTCCGTTAGTTTTCTGTGGCTTCTGGACGGGGTCGGCACGGTACTGACGGAGctctggcggcagcaccgactAGAAGCACAAGGAgaagcggagcagctgctgcgcgtgatGAAGACGCTACTGCGCGAGCGGCATGTGAGTGGTGTCCAGCTGCACAGCAATCCCGTCATTGCTCGCGCTCTGGACCACTTCCAACTCGGCAGCGCACCCGCCTACTGGTGGATATGCGGGTGCGGGGAGGTGATTCCTTGCACTTCCAAGCGCTGCATATCGTGCCTGCGGCAGTCAGCAGCATCGTGGGTTTGCCAGAAGTGCCGCGCCATACACCACGCACCGTGCAAAGCGCAGTCCTGCTCGTGCGGCTGGCCTAACCCCCGCCTGGTCGCCTCCATCAACGCTAACGTTTCCATCTGCGCCAAGTGCGGACTCGTCACGGACGAAGGCTGTGTCTGCGCCCGTtgcaagcagcagcgtcaggaAGGTGAGAGCACAGTGACGTGCGCCCACTGCCACGCCACATACAGCGGCAACGGGCTGCATTGCCCTCAGTGCTTTACGCCCAACCCGGACAAGCCGCTGTACCTGTGGCACTGCGTGGACTGCGACGACTTCAACTACTCCATTTGGTCTTCATGTCGCTCCTGCAAAACTCCAAGGCGGACCGGTGCGCTGTGGGTATCGTTTGTGCCGTGGAaatgcggctgcagcgcccTTAACCACCCGTGCCGCCTTACATGCAGGAGGTGCGGCACCGGggcacaccaccacaagTACACATGTGCCGGCTGCGATGCACGCATCTCCCTTCATTCACTGCGTCGTGTTCTGCTCACCGTGGATGGGAGAGCGCTTTCCCTGCACCTCTGCCCGAAGTGCcagtgcccccacccccgcgaCGATCTCGTGCTCTACTCGCCGTCCTTTTCCCGCCACTGCAtgctgtgcgcgcacacggtGAAGCCCTCCAGCATCTCTACAAGCGGCTCCTTTTTCCACTGTAATGCAGTACAGCGCATGAATGAGCACTACGTGTTCCGTTGCAGCCACTGCGACCACACAGGGCTGCAGACAGGGTACCACTGCCAGCGGTGCCATTTCCCTCGTCCAGAGatggaagcgctgctgcgggacGAGGCTGGTGCCGCACCACTCAACCACGTCTGGCGCTGCCTTCATGAGGCAGAGGACGCTGCACCGTGTGGCCAGTGGAACTACGGCTGGTGCGCGCACTGTCTCTCTTGCGGGAGGGGGCGTCCTGACTCGGCCTGCGAGTGCCGCGCCAAGGCACAGATGTGGACGTGTGAAACGTGCGGGAAGCCAAATCGACCTATCGAcgttctcttttgctttcacTGCAAGAGAGGGCTTCAGCCTGTGCTAGCGTGCTCCACGTGTGGACTGCCGCACTTGTCCTACGCCTGTCGCGTGCTCCTTTGAGGGCGTACTGCCGCATCTCCGAAAATGCATCTCCCCGcgccccttctccacctcagcACAAGGCGCATGGTCTGGTGGGGCGTGGTGAAACGTCGGGAGAAGACGCGTGTGTCCTCTGTCTCTGCGTTGAcgccccttttctttgcccttcGTCAGAGCTTGAGGACAGATGCCCCTTGGTATGTGTCTACGCGTATGGGCGCACATGTGCTCCCATTGGTGAGGATGTTCATCGCCATGCTGCGCGTGGGCACATGAAAAGTAGCGGCGCTGCCTTTTCAGTCTGCCTGCTGTGTGCCTGCCTCGTGCGCcgacgtttttttttttttactaGTTCTTCTGCCCATAACTGGGtgccaccagcgctgctcctcctgtGCACTGAGTCGTGCGCGTGGCCCAGCTACGTGCGCTCCGTCCTGCACTTCTCCCATGTCTCCCTCCTACACCATGCCCATTTCTtacccctctcttccccctttccgccTACGCTCTACATCACAGGGCAGCATCCACCACTTcccacgcagcagcacagcggcacCATTTAGCAAACCCGCTTCGCACATACGCAGGGTGCacgttgtg
Above is a window of Leishmania panamensis strain MHOM/PA/94/PSC-1 chromosome 22 sequence DNA encoding:
- a CDS encoding hypothetical protein (TriTrypDB/GeneDB-style sysID: LpmP.22.1570) codes for the protein MLNPCRGRLVEVQGRCVDAAWHLVRYYQADMQLVLELPLKHHHLLDDIRLVNLVTSASPNAGLLVSKELANGRELSLDVACTLLSVPCAPDVLRAILVCTLRTHTGTVDAQHFQRCAHALLSNDNFFSERTFALMHSLLHDVLLPSLRGGAARSGSFDFVSVRWTTLMNKWSRVYAKSGRGFDLHDCLEALLQAVPAAETKLPVSFYVRLLGAVLDATAAAESQQATKAGWERMKTVASDALRLFGRNPEDLRAVWVLLLKGALTLPPAQEDHRRLLEAYHLCAQRGHAAAVDRQSFLQVIRHVATAVSALPHPEVIQLVGDFCTFMQEQTSVSFLWLLDGVGTVLTELWRQHRLEAQGEAEQLLRVMKTLLRERHVSGVQLHSNPVIARALDHFQLGSAPAYWWICGCGEVIPCTSKRCISCLRQSAASWVCQKCRAIHHAPCKAQSCSCGWPNPRLVASINANVSICAKCGLVTDEGCVCARCKQQRQEGESTVTCAHCHATYSGNGLHCPQCFTPNPDKPLYLWHCVDCDDFNYSIWSSCRSCKTPRRTGALWVSFVPWKCGCSALNHPCRLTCRRCGTGAHHHKYTCAGCDARISLHSLRRVLLTVDGRALSLHLCPKCQCPHPRDDLVLYSPSFSRHCMLCAHTVKPSSISTSGSFFHCNAVQRMNEHYVFRCSHCDHTGLQTGYHCQRCHFPRPEMEALLRDEAGAAPLNHVWRCLHEAEDAAPCGQWNYGWCAHCLSCGRGRPDSACECRAKAQMWTCETCGKPNRPIDVLFCFHCKRGLQPVLACSTCGLPHLSYACRVLL